From a single Pseudomonas triticicola genomic region:
- a CDS encoding NADP-dependent glyceraldehyde-3-phosphate dehydrogenase yields the protein MTTANILGNLFPSVSDIPEKYRLDAQVEQREYLVDGQLRRWDGPLAQVRSPVYLKSENGEEQVILGSTPLLDADTALTALDAAVRAYDRGQGLWPTMRVAERIQHVEAFLGRMREQREAVVKLLMWEIGKNLKDSEKEFDRTCDYIVDTINALKELDRRSSRFELEQDTLGQIRRVPLGVALCMGPYNYPLNETFTTLIPALIMGNTVVFKPAKLGVLLIRPLLEAFRDSFPSGVINVIYGSGRETVSALMASGKIDIFAFIGTNKAASDLKKLHPKPHRLRAALGLDAKNPGIILPEVDLDNAVSEAVTGSLSFNGQRCTALKILFVHEDVVDSFIEKFNARLATLKPGMPWDSGVALTPLPESGKVDYLHGLVADAQSKGAQVVNPNGGESHASFFYPAVLYPVNPQMRVYQEEQFGPVVPIVPYRHLDTVIDYVLESDFGQQLSIFGTNPVAVGRLVDTFANQVGRINLNAQCQRGPDTYPFNGRKNSAEGTLSVHDALRVFSIRTLVATKFQESNKDLISEIIRGRDSSFLTTDYIF from the coding sequence ATGACCACAGCAAACATCCTTGGCAACCTGTTCCCTTCGGTCAGCGACATCCCGGAAAAATATCGCCTCGACGCTCAGGTCGAGCAGCGTGAATATCTGGTCGATGGTCAATTGCGCCGCTGGGACGGCCCGCTCGCGCAGGTGCGCAGTCCGGTTTATCTGAAAAGCGAAAACGGCGAAGAACAGGTGATCCTCGGCAGCACCCCGCTGCTCGATGCCGACACCGCCCTCACCGCCCTCGACGCTGCCGTTCGCGCTTACGATAGAGGTCAGGGCCTGTGGCCGACGATGCGCGTTGCCGAGCGCATCCAGCATGTCGAAGCTTTCCTGGGCCGCATGCGCGAGCAGCGCGAGGCGGTGGTCAAGCTGCTGATGTGGGAGATCGGCAAGAACCTCAAGGACTCGGAAAAAGAGTTCGATCGCACCTGCGATTACATCGTCGACACCATCAACGCGTTGAAAGAACTCGACCGCCGTTCCAGCCGCTTTGAGCTGGAGCAGGACACCCTCGGCCAGATCCGCCGCGTGCCGCTCGGCGTCGCCTTGTGCATGGGGCCTTACAACTACCCGCTGAACGAAACCTTCACCACGCTGATTCCGGCACTGATCATGGGCAACACCGTGGTGTTCAAACCGGCCAAGCTCGGCGTGCTGCTGATTCGGCCGTTGCTCGAAGCCTTCCGCGACAGCTTCCCGAGCGGCGTGATCAACGTCATCTACGGCAGCGGCCGCGAGACCGTCAGCGCTCTGATGGCCAGCGGCAAGATCGACATCTTCGCCTTCATCGGCACCAACAAGGCTGCCAGCGACCTGAAGAAGCTGCACCCGAAACCACACCGCTTGCGCGCGGCTCTGGGTCTGGACGCCAAGAACCCGGGTATCATCCTGCCCGAAGTCGATCTCGACAACGCTGTGAGCGAAGCGGTCACCGGTTCGCTGTCGTTCAACGGCCAGCGCTGCACCGCACTGAAAATCCTCTTCGTGCATGAAGACGTGGTCGACAGCTTCATCGAGAAATTCAACGCCAGACTGGCCACGCTGAAACCGGGCATGCCGTGGGACAGCGGCGTGGCGCTGACGCCACTGCCGGAGTCGGGCAAGGTCGATTATCTGCACGGTCTGGTCGCGGATGCGCAAAGCAAAGGCGCCCAGGTGGTCAACCCGAATGGTGGCGAGTCCCACGCCTCGTTCTTCTACCCGGCAGTGCTCTATCCGGTGAACCCGCAAATGCGCGTGTATCAGGAAGAACAGTTCGGCCCGGTCGTGCCCATCGTGCCGTACCGCCACCTCGATACCGTGATCGACTACGTGCTGGAATCCGATTTCGGCCAGCAGTTGAGCATCTTCGGCACCAACCCGGTGGCGGTCGGCCGGCTGGTCGACACTTTCGCCAACCAGGTCGGGCGGATCAACCTCAACGCCCAGTGTCAGCGCGGCCCGGACACTTACCCGTTCAACGGTCGCAAAAACTCCGCCGAAGGCACGCTGTCGGTTCACGATGCCTTGCGGGTGTTTTCGATCCGCACGCTGGTGGCGACCAAATTCCAGGAGAGCAACAAGGACCTGATCAGCGAGATCATTCGCGGGCGTGATTCGAGTTTCCTGACCACCGATTACATCTTTTGA
- a CDS encoding DUF3302 domain-containing protein has translation MLDYFALGLLVFVGLVLFYGIIVLHDIPYEIAVHRNHPHQDAIHATGWVSLFTLHALWPFLWIWAMAYREDRGWGFGDGKPVQNHVIRLEQQVVELQARIERLEAQSPVAPHSDSQGN, from the coding sequence ATGCTCGATTACTTCGCATTGGGTCTGTTGGTTTTTGTCGGTCTCGTGCTGTTTTACGGGATCATCGTGCTGCATGACATTCCGTACGAGATCGCCGTCCACCGCAACCACCCGCATCAGGACGCGATCCATGCCACGGGCTGGGTCAGCCTGTTTACCCTGCATGCGCTGTGGCCGTTTCTGTGGATCTGGGCGATGGCCTATCGCGAGGATCGCGGTTGGGGTTTCGGCGATGGCAAACCGGTGCAGAACCATGTCATCCGGCTGGAGCAGCAGGTCGTCGAGCTGCAAGCCCGGATCGAGCGGCTCGAAGCGCAGTCGCCGGTTGCGCCTCACTCTGACAGCCAGGGGAACTGA
- a CDS encoding transposase, protein MGTMERYSKVGMQELDQRLSKIVEAARKKPVSVYRYGAPWVWIVSQEDWQGALKEVSSYIPPGHSLVLLRPQIDDLLDAHQDLLRDLNAVPGMLIPAQTVMHILLLQLLYSVPSEQQLYEQLNYNLLFRWFVGLGLNQKVWSFTALSRDIATLLNEPRAVLLIQKIIGEVFCGALLQMPEFSLNFALLHTWLGKHACATTISN, encoded by the coding sequence ATGGGGACTATGGAACGCTATTCGAAAGTGGGCATGCAGGAGCTCGATCAACGCCTGTCGAAGATTGTCGAAGCCGCGCGCAAGAAGCCGGTTTCGGTGTATCGCTACGGCGCGCCGTGGGTCTGGATCGTCTCGCAGGAGGACTGGCAGGGCGCTCTGAAAGAAGTGTCCAGCTACATTCCGCCGGGCCATTCGCTGGTGTTGCTGCGCCCGCAGATCGACGATCTGCTCGACGCCCACCAGGACCTGCTGCGCGACCTCAATGCCGTGCCCGGCATGCTCATTCCCGCGCAGACGGTGATGCACATCCTGCTCCTGCAATTGCTGTATTCGGTGCCCAGTGAACAGCAGCTCTATGAACAGCTGAACTACAACCTGCTGTTCCGCTGGTTTGTCGGCCTCGGCCTGAACCAGAAAGTCTGGAGTTTCACCGCCCTCAGCCGTGACATCGCCACGCTGCTCAACGAGCCGCGCGCGGTGCTGCTGATTCAGAAAATCATCGGCGAAGTGTTCTGCGGTGCCTTGCTGCAAATGCCCGAGTTCTCGCTGAACTTTGCGCTGTTGCACACCTGGCTGGGCAAGCACGCCTGCGCCACAACGATCAGCAATTGA